The Bacteroidota bacterium genomic interval CCCCGCGCTCAAAGCCAAAAGGAAAATAAGAATACGGAGGATAATTTAATTAATCGTCTTGCCAAAATTAAAGACAAACTTTTGAAATCAAACAAAAATATTCCTGTTTCTATTCATGTTGATCGGGGACCGGAAAGCCTTCGATTGGCAGAGTTTTGCAAGAAAAAGAAAATTGACTTAATAGTAGTGGGAGCGAAAGGTGCAAGCGGACTAAAAGAAGTTGTAATTGGAAGTTTTACTGCCGATACAATGACTAAAGCTCCTTGCCCTGTATTAGCGATTCCGCAAAAATGTAAATTTAAAATCCCTAAAAAAATAACTTTCGCATCCGATTATCACAAAAAGGACATTCAGACAATCAAATTCCTTTTAAAATGGAATGAACCGTTTAAGGCAAAAATTAATATACTGCATATAGATGACGGGAAATACATACCCGCATTTGAAGAAGAAATATTCAGGAATTATAAAAGAAAGATTGAAAAGCAGTGTAAAGATAATTCTCTTTCTTTTCAGCATGTTGAAGAAAAGGACATCTCAAAAGCAATTTTACACATTACCTTAAATGATAAAACAGATATTTTAGTTTTATCACCAATAAAAAGAGAAGAGATTTGGAATCGCTTGTTTCATAAAAGCATAACAAAATCTACCGCTTATCATATCCGCTTTCCATTACTAACAATTCCGATTAAAAGCCATGAAAATACTATTCAAAATAAAGTATGAATCCGATCTTAACCTGCCTGAGTATTATTTTCGCAGGAGCTATAGCGGCTCCGTTCATCTGCCGCCTGTTTAAAAAATATTCGCCCTGGTTGCTTTGCCTCTTTCCACTCCTTTCTTTTACAGGATTTTTAAGTTTAGCTCCACATGTATTTTCAGGAAAACGTCTCATAGAAAAATATGAATGGGTAAATGCACTCGAATTCAATTTTCAATTTGACCTTGATGGGTTAAGTTTGCTCTTCGTGCTGTTAATTACCGGCATCGGAACGCTTATTATTATTTATGCCGGCTCGTATCTTTCAAAAGATAAAAATCTGCCAAATTTCTATTCTTTTATATTCATCTTCATGGGAGCCATGCTTGGCATGATGCTTTCTGATAATATTTTTGTACTCTTTATTTTCTGGGAACTTACAAGCATCAGCTCCTACCTGTTAATTGGATATAACCATGAAGAAGAAAATGCAAGAAAGTCGGCCCTCCAGGCGTTGCTGGTGACAGGCACGGGAGGACTGGCATTATTAGCAGGATTGATACTGGCTGCTAATGCCGCTGGATCTCCCAATATTTCCGATTGGATTGCAGGCGGGAGAACTTTAATTGACTCCAAACATTTTGGTTTAATGCTCACCCTTCTGCTGCTAGGTGCATTTACAAAATCAACTCAGTTTCCATTTCATTTCTGGCTGCCCAACGCTATGGCAGCGCCCACTCCTGTAAGCGCCTATTTACATTCCGCCACTATGGTAAAAGCGGGAATAT includes:
- a CDS encoding universal stress protein — its product is MKIIKTIIVPTDFSIPADNTVHYAMKLANVFDASIILYHSFIPFESGFYPRAQSQKENKNTEDNLINRLAKIKDKLLKSNKNIPVSIHVDRGPESLRLAEFCKKKKIDLIVVGAKGASGLKEVVIGSFTADTMTKAPCPVLAIPQKCKFKIPKKITFASDYHKKDIQTIKFLLKWNEPFKAKINILHIDDGKYIPAFEEEIFRNYKRKIEKQCKDNSLSFQHVEEKDISKAILHITLNDKTDILVLSPIKREEIWNRLFHKSITKSTAYHIRFPLLTIPIKSHENTIQNKV